A part of Armatimonadota bacterium genomic DNA contains:
- the tatC gene encoding twin-arginine translocase subunit TatC produces the protein MAARQRDRRELSFFDHLEELRMRIIRSFVYVCVGAAVSWAYRDDILAVLRYPAEEGARRVGVENLPFRVFEPAAGFTIAIQTALLAGLILALPLILIEIWCFIEPALEDNERKYLILIWPFAVVLFVGGVVFCYYVSPNAYAFLFRMDQSLGVEIERTLKPYLWFTMRLLLAFGLAFELPLVLMFLGFLGIVNSRQLMGWWRQAIVIIFVFAAIVTPTVDPVNMAILAGPMILLYLLSVALVGIVQRRPSPEGEDETPPDDETGGDDGPGSVPGESIYAEYWEGDAEDHAIPLPQDTASRGEQEPEATNEDEGANT, from the coding sequence ATGGCAGCACGCCAACGCGACCGCCGAGAACTGAGCTTTTTCGATCACCTTGAAGAACTTCGGATGCGCATCATCCGATCCTTCGTCTACGTTTGTGTGGGTGCGGCTGTCAGCTGGGCGTACCGTGACGATATTCTGGCTGTGTTGCGCTATCCTGCGGAGGAGGGTGCGCGCAGGGTGGGTGTGGAGAACCTTCCCTTCCGCGTTTTCGAACCCGCCGCAGGGTTCACCATCGCAATCCAGACCGCCCTGCTCGCGGGACTTATACTGGCCCTTCCGCTGATCCTCATCGAAATATGGTGTTTCATCGAACCCGCCCTTGAAGACAATGAGCGCAAGTACCTGATTCTCATTTGGCCCTTCGCAGTCGTGCTCTTTGTTGGCGGCGTTGTCTTCTGCTACTATGTCTCGCCCAACGCCTATGCCTTTCTTTTTCGCATGGACCAGAGCCTTGGAGTGGAGATTGAGCGCACTCTCAAGCCCTATCTCTGGTTCACGATGCGCCTCCTGCTGGCCTTCGGGCTGGCATTCGAGCTGCCGCTAGTGCTCATGTTCCTGGGTTTTCTGGGGATCGTCAACAGCCGGCAGCTGATGGGGTGGTGGCGGCAGGCGATCGTGATCATCTTTGTCTTCGCGGCCATTGTCACACCCACCGTAGACCCCGTGAACATGGCTATCCTCGCCGGCCCCATGATCCTGTTGTATCTGCTGAGCGTGGCGCTTGTTGGGATAGTGCAGCGCAGGCCTTCGCCTGAGGGCGAAGATGAGACCCCGCCCGATGACGAGACTGGTGGGGACGATGGGCCTGGTTCCGTTCCCGGCGAAAGCATCTATGCCGAATACTGGGAAGGCGACGCTGAGGACCACGCAATCCCCCTACCGCAGGACACAGCGAGCCGCGGCGAGCAAGAGCCCGAAGCGACCAATGAGGACGAGGGAGCAAATACGTGA
- the ugpC gene encoding sn-glycerol-3-phosphate ABC transporter ATP-binding protein UgpC: MAGVTLKGLTKRFGDVIAVNNVDLEIRDGEFLVLVGPSGCGKTTCLRMIAGLEEATDGEIRIGDRLVNNVAPKDRDIAMVFQNYALYPHMSVYENMAFGLKLRKVPRDEIARRVEEAAEMLGIQQLLKRRPKELSGGQRQRVAVGRAIVREPAVFLMDEPLSNLDAKLRVQTRAELIKLHRRLGITTIYVTHDQVEAMTMGDRIAVMLDGVVQQVDSPLNLFNHPVNVFVAGFIGSPAMNFVDGELVSQNGELWIDAGTFKVQLPAHRIAAYEEHVGKPIILGIRPSDIYDKTISPVAEPTPGNTIDLVVEVIEPMGAESVLYLSTGTESLIASVDSNTIAKENEKLAVVLDMNKAHIFDKQTELALGEETVGR; encoded by the coding sequence ATGGCCGGTGTAACACTCAAGGGCCTGACCAAGCGTTTCGGCGATGTTATCGCCGTCAATAACGTGGACCTCGAAATCCGGGATGGCGAGTTCCTCGTGCTCGTAGGCCCGTCCGGCTGCGGGAAAACCACGTGTCTTCGCATGATCGCCGGCCTCGAAGAAGCCACCGATGGCGAGATCCGCATCGGCGACCGCCTCGTCAACAATGTTGCCCCGAAAGACCGGGACATCGCCATGGTCTTCCAGAATTACGCGCTCTACCCCCATATGAGCGTCTATGAGAACATGGCTTTCGGACTCAAGCTGCGGAAGGTACCGCGGGACGAGATAGCTCGCCGCGTCGAAGAAGCCGCCGAGATGCTGGGCATCCAACAACTTCTGAAGCGCCGCCCCAAGGAGCTATCCGGCGGACAGCGCCAGCGCGTCGCTGTCGGCCGGGCTATCGTGCGCGAGCCCGCGGTGTTCCTGATGGACGAGCCGCTGTCGAACCTGGATGCCAAGCTCCGGGTCCAGACCCGTGCGGAACTCATCAAGCTTCACCGCCGCCTGGGCATCACCACCATCTACGTCACCCACGACCAGGTCGAGGCCATGACCATGGGCGACCGCATCGCGGTCATGCTCGACGGCGTGGTTCAGCAGGTAGATTCCCCCCTCAACCTGTTCAACCACCCGGTGAACGTGTTCGTCGCGGGATTCATCGGCAGCCCGGCCATGAACTTCGTGGATGGAGAGCTTGTCTCCCAGAATGGCGAACTGTGGATAGACGCGGGAACCTTCAAAGTACAGCTTCCCGCCCACCGCATTGCGGCCTATGAGGAACATGTGGGCAAACCGATCATTCTGGGCATCCGACCAAGCGACATATACGACAAGACCATTTCACCGGTCGCAGAGCCCACGCCCGGGAACACTATCGACCTGGTTGTTGAGGTCATCGAGCCGATGGGGGCTGAGTCAGTGCTCTATCTGTCGACGGGGACGGAAAGCCTGATTGCCAGCGTTGACAGTAACACCATCGCGAAGGAGAACGAGAAGCTTGCGGTGGTCCTGGACATGAACAAGGCTCACATCTTCGACAAGCAGACGGAACTCGCTCTCGGGGAAGAGACTGTGGGTCGCTGA
- a CDS encoding family 10 glycosylhydrolase: protein MRLLVLPLLITSFLPVTADEFDVALLRPTRYLAENPAGADDVHTYLQNVRNILDLAGLRHHTIDEAEVLAGSLSTAEFLICPYNPYMTAEVAKAIQSFLDAGGHALFCYFCEDSLRRRLGLGELLYTSGGDEGLFRNLAATEFAPRGMPQTVRQGSWNAYLLASLDDSISRPVLEWIAEDGQTNSGPAMTVSSEAAWFGHVMVGGNLPEKARMLLSVIGNWNPKVWDRAVQHALRPDLGFRFAEDIAALQSMAEGRPEASAAAGRLATEHEQLRREAGKVEPWVTIQAAQAWRQGLRDVYLTCLPSAPDGMRGAWVVMPGGCGDWGWERTAQVAAENGLTDLFVRIEWGGRASYPSEVIPSRLEPGETDPVAEGIAACHRHGLRYHAWFISLNWRMPPQDLVQAISAQGLWQYSPEGLETVREGGGRSHWLNPSEPGVIDLQARMMAEVAAKYPVDGVHYDYIRYENYNGSYGERDRARFEVWANVKVRDWPADVLPASGGKPAGPLHEKFLEWRCEQVSNVVFASSAAVRAANPKCRISAAVYPSWPSHRLTVGQDWARWLREGWLDFVCPMVYDAPSYYDRHVDRVGRLREAAGDRPLMVGIGSWLHTDPLTVAEQVVADRELGADGFVLFSYTPELGESFLPALKRGVFAVPAKPR, encoded by the coding sequence ATGCGATTACTCGTCCTCCCGCTCCTGATCACCAGCTTCCTCCCGGTCACCGCGGATGAGTTCGACGTGGCCCTCCTGCGACCAACGCGGTACCTCGCCGAAAACCCCGCGGGCGCCGATGATGTCCACACTTACCTGCAGAATGTCCGCAATATCCTGGATCTGGCCGGCTTGCGGCACCACACGATTGATGAGGCAGAGGTCCTCGCCGGGAGCCTGTCCACCGCCGAATTCTTGATCTGCCCATACAACCCGTACATGACTGCCGAAGTCGCCAAAGCCATCCAGTCCTTCCTCGATGCCGGAGGGCATGCCCTGTTCTGTTACTTCTGTGAGGATTCCCTGCGCCGCCGCCTGGGCCTGGGAGAACTGCTCTATACTTCGGGAGGCGATGAGGGGCTTTTCCGCAATCTCGCCGCCACCGAATTTGCCCCGCGCGGAATGCCCCAGACGGTTCGGCAGGGCAGTTGGAATGCGTACCTCCTGGCCTCGCTGGATGACAGCATATCCAGGCCGGTGCTGGAGTGGATCGCCGAGGACGGGCAGACCAACTCGGGCCCGGCGATGACCGTCTCATCCGAGGCCGCGTGGTTCGGGCACGTCATGGTCGGCGGGAATCTGCCCGAAAAAGCCCGGATGCTTCTGTCGGTGATCGGCAACTGGAACCCGAAGGTCTGGGATCGCGCCGTCCAGCACGCCCTGCGTCCAGACCTGGGATTCCGGTTCGCCGAGGACATCGCGGCGCTGCAGTCCATGGCCGAAGGTCGCCCCGAGGCTTCGGCGGCCGCGGGGCGACTCGCGACGGAGCACGAGCAGCTCCGGCGAGAGGCGGGAAAGGTCGAACCCTGGGTGACGATTCAGGCAGCACAGGCCTGGCGGCAGGGCTTGCGAGACGTGTATCTCACCTGCCTGCCCTCGGCACCCGACGGTATGCGCGGCGCATGGGTAGTCATGCCCGGCGGGTGCGGCGACTGGGGCTGGGAGAGGACCGCGCAGGTTGCCGCCGAGAACGGGCTGACGGATCTGTTCGTTCGCATCGAGTGGGGCGGCCGCGCCAGCTACCCCAGTGAGGTCATCCCGTCGCGCCTGGAGCCGGGTGAAACCGACCCCGTGGCCGAGGGCATTGCAGCCTGCCACCGGCACGGGCTGCGTTACCACGCCTGGTTCATCAGCCTCAACTGGCGCATGCCCCCGCAGGACCTTGTGCAGGCGATCTCCGCGCAAGGCCTGTGGCAATATTCGCCCGAAGGGCTTGAAACGGTGCGCGAAGGTGGGGGCCGGTCGCACTGGCTCAACCCCTCAGAGCCCGGGGTCATCGACCTTCAGGCGCGGATGATGGCGGAAGTGGCGGCGAAGTATCCTGTGGATGGCGTGCACTACGATTACATTCGCTATGAGAACTACAACGGTTCATACGGTGAGCGGGACAGGGCGCGCTTCGAGGTCTGGGCCAATGTGAAGGTCCGTGATTGGCCCGCCGATGTGCTCCCTGCGTCCGGGGGCAAGCCTGCGGGACCGCTGCACGAAAAGTTCCTGGAATGGCGCTGCGAGCAGGTGAGCAACGTTGTCTTCGCTTCTTCCGCAGCCGTGCGAGCCGCTAACCCGAAATGCAGAATCTCGGCGGCAGTCTACCCGAGTTGGCCCTCGCACCGACTTACCGTGGGGCAGGACTGGGCCCGTTGGCTGCGCGAAGGTTGGCTGGATTTCGTGTGCCCCATGGTCTACGATGCCCCGAGCTACTACGACCGCCACGTGGACCGGGTGGGCCGCCTGCGTGAAGCGGCCGGCGACCGTCCGCTCATGGTGGGCATCGGCTCGTGGCTCCACACGGACCCTTTGACCGTTGCTGAACAGGTTGTCGCGGATCGCGAACTGGGCGCTGACGGCTTCGTGCTCTTTTCGTACACGCCGGAACTGGGTGAGAGCTTCCTGCCGGCCCTGAAGCGAGGGGTGTTTGCCGTTCCCGCGAAACCCAGGTAG
- a CDS encoding Gfo/Idh/MocA family oxidoreductase gives MSDKIRLALVGAGGMANGVHYPSLAVFDDVEMVGLCDLVPEKLQATAEKFKIEKTYTDYKKMIEETAPDGVYVLMPPHHLFDICIHVLNSKLALFIEKPPGVTAEQTRQMANCAEKNGVVSLVGFNRRYSPLMRQCKNMVLDHGGPVIQAMSSFYKWHTAGPYYNGAIDILSCDAVHAVDALRFIGGDVKKVVGEVSNQGMSFDTRFNALVEFESGGAGVLMTNWRVGGRIHQFEMHGEGISVYVNPDFHADIYVDGATKAKRITTQKAAGGSKEPRVYYGFEGENRAFVDAIKTGQQPETCLADAVKTMELVDRIYHSPL, from the coding sequence ATGAGCGACAAGATCAGGCTCGCCCTCGTCGGCGCCGGGGGCATGGCGAATGGGGTCCATTACCCCTCGCTCGCCGTTTTCGATGACGTCGAGATGGTCGGTCTGTGCGACCTGGTGCCGGAGAAGCTGCAGGCCACAGCAGAGAAGTTCAAGATCGAGAAGACATACACCGACTACAAGAAGATGATAGAGGAAACCGCGCCCGATGGCGTGTACGTCCTCATGCCGCCCCACCATCTGTTCGACATCTGCATCCACGTGCTCAACAGCAAGCTGGCGCTGTTCATCGAGAAGCCGCCGGGGGTTACCGCCGAGCAGACCCGGCAGATGGCCAACTGCGCCGAGAAGAACGGGGTCGTGAGCCTGGTGGGGTTCAATCGTCGCTACAGCCCACTCATGCGCCAGTGCAAGAACATGGTGCTCGACCACGGCGGCCCCGTGATCCAGGCAATGAGCAGCTTCTACAAGTGGCACACCGCCGGCCCGTACTACAATGGCGCAATCGATATCCTGAGCTGCGACGCGGTTCATGCGGTGGACGCGCTGCGTTTCATCGGCGGCGATGTGAAGAAGGTTGTTGGTGAAGTCAGTAACCAGGGCATGTCCTTCGACACCCGCTTCAATGCGCTGGTCGAGTTTGAGAGCGGCGGCGCGGGGGTCCTCATGACGAACTGGCGCGTGGGTGGACGCATCCACCAGTTCGAGATGCACGGCGAGGGAATCTCCGTATACGTGAATCCCGACTTCCATGCGGATATCTACGTAGATGGCGCGACCAAGGCGAAGCGTATCACTACGCAGAAGGCTGCGGGCGGCAGCAAGGAGCCCCGCGTCTACTACGGATTCGAGGGAGAAAACCGGGCCTTCGTGGACGCAATCAAGACAGGCCAGCAGCCCGAGACGTGCCTGGCCGACGCCGTGAAGACCATGGAGCTTGTGGATCGCATCTATCACAGCCCCCTGTAA
- a CDS encoding dynamin family protein: protein MSTPHELIQACERASVDLTEVVRGLVNYTAKHGPDRHWRNLVGLQEQLAARAFNLVVFGEFKRGKSTMINALIGHDILPSAVVPLTSIITVVRYGNEVECRVTFQDGRREQIQVRDLSAYVSESGNPENVKQVAIVEVRVPSPLLASGLFLVDTPGVGSIYQHNTEVTQSFLDQVDGALLVLAADPPISQSELSFVRDILGRTSRIFVVLNKVDQLSPTEREEALDFTRQVLATVLPEDALEILPVSARRGVEANRTDQRSAWEASGIARLSARLQRFAEDDLLPTLQKSIARRAGAVAEELKLSVDLYRRSLELSVEELQRSVKLFRSERDLIMHEVNDSKVLVRTNVDRVVRTRLQEDFEMARAAGMKELKARYTEWADEPRFSSFEELHAELNEFLEVNLRKAIAAWKDEEEQGKLAADLEDALKRFGDRIQEKLAQVYAAARKHFDLPEPRIADALVLPTQSKFEWRERSWKVQLGTGFKWHWALMGEERKKAAMLREGEKVLLQQFDQACGRLRYDFESRLRQGAEDYMDTLVATLEQALGDIDIVLDQLVEQRKAAAHRRDQELADLTARAEFLEAQLEALDDILSEGSPARRRRERLVAIYAAALETEKQLEDVLLYSRPPVGIASPLTPLDIERSKAVAIRTRRFLKRLREFVSEQASRELEQLESPQPPLNTLVWARTLMDRLKQIAADLTLERVDAEGAANDPEEARELEEMAATLAQLRGELLGIWEDAHGHLPIAPED, encoded by the coding sequence GTGAGTACACCCCATGAGCTGATCCAGGCATGCGAGCGGGCCTCCGTCGACCTGACGGAAGTCGTGCGCGGCCTGGTCAACTACACCGCTAAGCACGGTCCGGACCGTCACTGGCGCAATCTGGTAGGCCTCCAGGAGCAACTGGCAGCCCGCGCCTTCAATCTCGTGGTCTTCGGCGAGTTCAAGCGCGGGAAGAGCACGATGATCAACGCTCTCATCGGCCACGACATCCTGCCCTCTGCCGTGGTCCCACTGACCAGCATCATCACGGTGGTGCGGTACGGCAACGAGGTCGAGTGCCGTGTCACCTTTCAGGACGGGCGGCGCGAGCAGATCCAGGTGCGCGATCTCTCGGCCTACGTGAGCGAGTCAGGCAACCCCGAGAATGTGAAGCAGGTCGCGATTGTGGAGGTGCGTGTACCTTCGCCGCTGCTGGCATCCGGCTTGTTCCTGGTGGACACCCCGGGCGTGGGCTCCATCTACCAGCACAACACCGAGGTTACCCAGAGTTTCCTCGACCAGGTGGACGGAGCCCTGCTTGTGCTCGCAGCGGACCCACCCATCAGTCAGAGTGAGCTCAGCTTCGTGCGGGATATTCTCGGCCGGACATCACGCATCTTCGTGGTCCTGAACAAGGTGGACCAGCTCTCCCCCACCGAACGTGAAGAGGCCCTGGACTTCACCCGCCAGGTCCTCGCGACGGTTCTTCCGGAGGATGCCCTCGAGATCCTCCCGGTGTCCGCGCGCCGCGGTGTTGAGGCGAACCGTACCGACCAGCGCAGCGCATGGGAGGCATCAGGAATCGCCAGGCTCTCCGCCCGCCTGCAGCGTTTCGCCGAAGACGACTTGCTGCCCACCTTGCAGAAGTCCATCGCGCGCCGCGCCGGTGCGGTGGCTGAGGAACTCAAGCTCTCCGTGGACCTGTACCGCCGAAGCCTGGAGCTGAGCGTCGAGGAACTACAGCGAAGTGTGAAGCTGTTTCGCTCCGAACGAGACCTGATCATGCACGAGGTGAACGACAGCAAGGTTCTGGTTCGCACCAATGTCGATCGGGTGGTGCGCACCCGCCTGCAGGAAGACTTCGAAATGGCGCGCGCCGCGGGGATGAAAGAGCTCAAGGCGCGCTACACCGAATGGGCTGACGAACCGCGCTTCTCGAGTTTTGAGGAACTCCACGCTGAGCTGAACGAATTCCTGGAAGTGAACCTGCGCAAGGCGATCGCGGCCTGGAAGGACGAGGAGGAACAGGGCAAACTCGCAGCGGACCTGGAGGACGCGCTGAAACGTTTCGGCGACCGCATCCAGGAGAAACTTGCACAGGTTTACGCCGCCGCCCGGAAGCATTTCGACCTTCCCGAGCCTCGCATCGCTGACGCTCTCGTCCTGCCGACCCAGTCGAAATTTGAATGGCGCGAACGCTCCTGGAAAGTGCAACTCGGCACCGGGTTCAAGTGGCATTGGGCGCTGATGGGTGAAGAGCGCAAGAAAGCGGCAATGCTGAGAGAAGGCGAGAAGGTTCTGTTGCAGCAGTTCGACCAAGCCTGCGGACGACTGCGGTATGACTTCGAGAGCCGCTTGCGTCAGGGCGCCGAGGACTACATGGACACCCTCGTGGCCACCCTCGAACAGGCCCTGGGCGACATCGACATCGTACTGGATCAGCTTGTGGAGCAGCGCAAGGCCGCCGCCCACCGCCGCGACCAGGAGCTTGCAGACCTTACAGCACGCGCGGAGTTCCTGGAGGCGCAGCTCGAGGCGCTCGACGATATCCTCAGCGAAGGCAGTCCCGCGCGGCGCAGACGCGAGCGGCTGGTCGCGATCTACGCCGCAGCGCTCGAAACCGAGAAGCAGCTGGAAGACGTGCTCCTTTACAGCCGACCGCCGGTGGGGATCGCTTCGCCCCTGACGCCGCTGGATATCGAGCGTTCAAAGGCCGTGGCAATCCGCACCCGCAGGTTCCTCAAGCGACTGAGGGAGTTCGTCAGTGAGCAGGCGTCGCGTGAGCTCGAGCAGCTTGAGAGCCCCCAGCCGCCGCTCAACACCCTGGTCTGGGCGCGCACCTTGATGGACCGGCTGAAGCAGATCGCAGCCGACCTCACCCTGGAGCGGGTAGACGCCGAAGGCGCAGCGAATGACCCTGAAGAGGCGCGGGAACTCGAGGAAATGGCGGCAACACTGGCCCAGCTGCGCGGCGAGCTCCTGGGCATTTGGGAGGACGCTCACGGGCATTTGCCGATCGCGCCCGAGGACTAA